The Vicia villosa cultivar HV-30 ecotype Madison, WI linkage group LG1, Vvil1.0, whole genome shotgun sequence genome includes a region encoding these proteins:
- the LOC131629896 gene encoding oligouridylate-binding protein 1-like — protein MLPQKLRQNPIMQHSLYHHPALITPPQIEPILSGNLPPGFDSSTCRSVYVGNIHPQVTEPLLQELFSSAGALEGCKLIRKEKSSYGFVDYFDRSSAALAIVTLNGRNIFGQAIKVNWAYARGQREDTSGHFHIFVGDLSPEVTDATLYACFSVYSSCSDARVMWDQKTGRSRGFGFVSFRNQQEAQSAINELTGKWLGSRQIRCNWATKGANTNDEKQSSDGKVVVELASGVSGEITEERQEVTSDDGPEKNPQYTTVYVGNLAPEVTSVDLHHHFHALGVGTIEDVRVQRDKGFGFVRYSTHGEAALAIQMGNAQFLFGKPIKCSWGSKPTPPGTASTPLPPPSPHVPGPGFSLAGLAAYERQMALSKMNGAHALLQQQNQHALKQAAMGMGAIGAGYGAGFPNVAATQNLMYYQ, from the exons ATGCTACCACAAAAGCTAAGACAGAATCCAATTATGCAACACTCTCTCTACCATCATCCAGCTCTTATTACTCCTCCACAG ATAGAGCCTATCTTGAGTGGAAATCTGCCTCCTGGCTTTGATTCGAGTACTTGCCGCAGTGT CTATGTGGGCAACATTCATCCTCAGGTTACAGAACCACTTCTTCAAGAGCTTTTTTCAAGTGCTGGAGCACTTGAAGGTTGCAAGCTTATTCGGAAAGAGAAG TCATCATATGGATTCGTCGACTACTTTGATCGCAGTTCAGCTGCTCTTGCTATTGTAACTCTCAACGGGAGGAATAT TTTTGGACAGGCTATCAAAGTTAACTGGGCTTATGCTCGTGGCCAAAGAGAAGACACATCAG GACACTTTCATATTTTTGTTGGTGACCTTAGTCCCGAGGTTACAGATGCAACTCTGTATGCTTGCTTCTCTGTATATTCTAGTTGCTC AGATGCAAGGGTAATGTGGGATCAGAAGACAGGCCGATCCAGGGGATTTGGATTTGTTTCTTTTCGAAATCAGCAG GAAGCCCAAAGTGCCATAAACGAGTTAACTG GTAAATGGCTTGGCAGTAGACAAATTCGTTGTAATTGGGCCACAAAAGGAGCTAATACCAATGATGAAAAGCAGAGTTCAGATGGCAAAGTTGTTGTGGAGTTAGCTAGTGGAGTGTCTGGGGAGATCACAG AAGAACGGCAGGAAGTAACCAGTGATGACGGTCCTGAGAAGAATCCCCAGTACACCACGGTTTATGTTGGCAACCTTGCTCCAGAG GTTACTTCTGTCGATCTCCATCATCATTTTCATGCCCTCGGCGTTGGAACCATTGAAGATGTTAGGGTGCAACGAGATAAAGGTTTTGGGTTTGTGAGATACAGTACCCATGGTGAAGCAGCTCTTGCTATTCAGATGGGTAATGCCCAGTTTCTGTTCGGTAAACCTATCAAG TGTTCGTGGGGTAGCAAGCCAACTCCTCCAGGAACAGCCTCTACTCCTCTTCCCCCACCTTCTCCGCATGTACCAGGGCCAGGTTTTTCACTTGCCGGTCTTGCAGCGTATGAACGCCAGATGGCTTTGAGCAAAATGAACGGTGCGCACGCCCTTCTGCAACAGCAGAATCAGCATGCTCTAAAGCAGGCAGCCATGGGAATGGGTGCTATTGGAGCTGGGTATGGTGCAGGATTCCCTAATGTTGCCGCCACCCAGAACCTCATGTACTATCAGTAA
- the LOC131601865 gene encoding FCS-Like Zinc finger 14-like yields the protein MLRKRPSPMIGKLSELLVSGHRLMDPTGSPRGPLDPKMQQSPRGLKNYDLSSVGLKIVAALDNNKTCDVLPKHAVCTSNLNRSRPIQIQSAKNSNGFQLDYSNMNDGNEIDMENLEELEDEEFTYVTCHVPNKTFTKVYYDGEVRKQQGCNNNNNVVGVVRSSEPEPLFPTSNFLNSCHLCGKNLHGKDIYMYRGEKGFCSTECRSSQIMMDERKERCGSEAVELSNSPYTRGQIFSTGILAV from the exons ATGTTGAGGAAAAGACCCTCTCCAATGATCGGAAAATTATCAGAACTATTGGTCTCCGGCCACCGTCTCATGGACCCCACCGGAAGTCCAAGAGGCCCACTAGACCCTAAGATGCAACAATCACCAAGAGGTTTAAAAAACTACGACCTCAGTAGCGTTGGTCTCAAGATCGTTGCAGCTCTCGACAACAACAAAACATGCGATGTTTTGCCCAAACACGCTGTTTGCACCTCGAATTTGAATCGATCCAGACCGATTCAAATTCAATCGGCGAAAAACTCGAACGGGTTTCAATTGGATTATTCAAATATGAATGATGGGAATGAAATTGACATGGAAAACTTGGAAGAACTAGAAGATGAAGAATTCACATATGTCACATGTCATGTACCTAATAAAACCTTCACTAAGGTTTATTACGACGGTGAAGTTCGAAAACAACAAGGttgcaataacaacaacaacgttgTTGGTGTTGTAAGAAGTTCTGAGCCGGAACCCTTATTTCCAACATCAAATTTTCTTAATTCATGTCACTTATGCGGAAAGAATCTACATGGAAAAGATATATACATGTATAG aGGTGAGAAAGGGTTTTGTAGCACAGAGTGTCGTTCGAGTCAAATAATGATGGATGAACGAAAAGAGAGGTGTGGTTCAGAAGCTGTGGAATTGTCAAATTCACCGTACACAAGGGGTCAAATATTTTCAACTGGAATTCTTGCGGTTTAA